The genomic stretch CCAATATCATGCAACTTTCGTCAAAAATACGAATTCTCAGCAGCTGAGAAAGAACACAAGAGGACATGAGAAGAAGCCAGGAAAGGCAATGAGAGGATGAAGCGAGGAAGCTAAGAGGCTGTGCCCAGGTGAGGCCCAAGCGCGGAGAAGCTGTGGGACTGGGGGGAGGCCTGCCCGGCCCCAGGGGGCTGGCTTCCCAGCTGACACAGGAGGAGGCGGGGCCTGGGTGAATTCTGCCCAATAGTGGACTCTCTCGCTGCCCTCACTAAAACAAGGCAGGGCCTGAGAGTTTCAGGAGGGAACTGCCTGTTATCCAGCAAGTGGCCTGGTCACCTCTGGCAGAAGTACTTGGCTTCTCACTGTTTTTCCAGGAGTGTTGATGGTGACAGGATGATCTCTGCACATTCTTTGGCCACATCCCCATCGCCCTTCAAGGTGGCTGGGGTGAAGGCTGCAGTCAGAGCCATGCCTGGTCTACTCCAGAGGCACCACCACTGCTGGGTACCCTGAGCGCTAAGCCCCATGCAAGTCCCCAAGGCTgtagcttgcccaaagtcacacatctaATTAGCAGCACAGCCCCAACTGGAACCCAGCTCTCCCAACCACAACCACTAATCTACAGCCCTTTCTAGCACAGTTCTTCAGCAGTGGTGGAGCAGAGGGAGTCGAACTGTGAGTGGAGCCAGACACCAGCAGACACTGCAATGGAGTCTATGAACCCAGAGAGAGGAGCCTCTTTGACTCATCAGGGGCAGCTTCTTAAGggcacaaagggaaaaaaacaaaagcaagtttATACTCATAGGGAAACATAATCTgtgattataaatatttcatgagcaaagaaagtggtacTGGTAGAGAGaccggggtggggagggtggacaGCAAATTAGATCCCAGTTTGCAAAGTGATAGGGCAGCTGGAAAAGCAGCAACGCTGCGGCTATTCTGGGCTGTGTGCTGCGAGCCCTGCGTCACAGTGGGAGAGCGGGCTCCGGCCACCTGGCTCTGTGGAAACCACAGCCTTCCAGTGGTCAGCACACAACACCTTGGGAGGAGGGTTTAAGCCATggaagcccagaggaggggacagCGAGGACAGCCATTTGAATGACTTGGGTAAACCTCAACAgcagggaggcgggggaggggaagcagcagAGCACCCAGTACCCCAGAAACTCATGAAAGGATGAACACTTTCTGCTGACtaagcacagaggaagaagtGAGCTCGACCCCAGAAAGCAAGTGCCCTGCAAAGCTGGAGGGCAGCTCGGGTCAAGTTGTCCCAGTCAGAGCAAAGGCCCAGCCCTTGAGCAGATGGTGCCAGACTGAGAATAACAATGCCACCTTTCCCTTCCCTCAGGACAGGGGTCTCTTCTTCCCACAGCCTTTGGGAAGCAGCCCAGAAAGTAGAGAAATGAGGAGCTTGCTGAGTACCTGCTGCTGCAGCTGGAGATACATACTCACAAAGCAGGCCCCAGTCGGGGTGGGTTCCTACTCCCCGGCCATGGTcagccactgcagcagagcatgtcAGCCAGTCTCCTGGCCCTTCCAAGGGCCACATGGAGAGGGGTATTAGCTCCTCACATACCCAAAGGTACTCTGAATCAAGCTTAGTCAAAGGAGCCCTAGGGTTGGTGCACTCCTCAACCCTCAATTTGGAAGAAAACTAACTTCCTTGCAGTTGAGGCTTAGTGAGCAACAGGCTCCAAAGTGtacaaatttcctgaatttgggAAAATCAGATCATTATCCTCCAGGATCACAGGTAGTGAGAATCAACTCAAGATGGAGAGGACCCACTAGCCACAAAAGTAAGATGTCGCAACGTTGTGGGAAGACCTGAGTTGGAAGTAACAGGATCTGGCTTTGAGATCAGCTTTACCTCCTATTATTTGTAGAACCCTGAGAAATCACGTTACCTCTGAaactcagtgtcctcatctaaaAAAATGGGACCAGTATCTGCCAAACCTGAAGACACTGAGGAACACCAAAAATATACGTATACATAAATGCTTTCAAAATAGATACTAAGTGCTATTCTAATTTAAGAGATTATTTATAGCCAGCTACCTACTTGACATTTCGTGGATGTCTCAAAGGCACCTCCATTCAGATGccccctctgctcttcctccccaaCTCTTGGGCCTCTCCTAGAGCGCCCCGGCTCGGTGTTCAGCAGGACCAACCATCCATCCAGGCATGACAGAGAGAAACCTAGGACCCATTCTTGGCCCTTCCCCACCCTATTAACACATTACCAAGCCCAGTCAACTGTGTCTCCTAAAGGCTTCTACTTCCCTCCTTTACCACCATCCTAGTCCAACATGTCGTCATCTTGCACAGTCTGCAAAGCCTACGCTCATCCATTCTGGCCACTTTCAGCCTCTCTCCACAGAGCAAATCTAACCAtgtctcccctcccaccacccctacCCCACTTGCTAAATACTCTACCACAGTATCCCAATGCCCTCAGGATAAGGAAACCTCCTTCCCAGGCTCATGAGGCCCTGCatggcctggccctgctcctctTCCAGCCTCATCCTACACCATGCTCCCTCTtgctctctgtgctccagccatactggcttttttttttttttttttgagtgcctTGTACTTATCCCATTTCCTCCTGCCACAGGGTTTTTGTAcatgctctccctctccctggaacattttccccctcctctctcacctAGCTAAATGCTTACCCATTTATTTTTACTAAGGTATAAACTACATCAAATGCACTAAAGTATATAGCTCCATAATTATTTACAGATGCATATACTCATGTAACTCCCACCCAGATCTGGATTTAGAATGTTTCCAACACCCAAGATTCCCTCTTGCCCCTTTCCAGTCTATACTTCTCTCCACCACCAGGTAACCAGCATTCCAACTTCTATCACGGTGCGTATCGTTCTTAGGATGCAGCTGATGCAACCCTTTTTCAGGGAAGTGGCCTGCAACCCCATGGAAAGGTGTAACCCTCTACCAGAGGCACTTGTTACACTTGAGGATTTGCATTTGTTGGAGCAATTATGTGATCTGGATAGACTTCCCCAGGACACTGCAAGCTCCACAAGGGCAAGGACCGTATCGCTCACACTTACCATTGTTCCCAAGCACTGGCACACGCAAAGCAACAATAGAAAATAGCTAATACCTTTCGAGTGCTCATTGTCAGGCACTTATAGGTCCTGCCTCAGTCAATTCTCAAATCAACCCTGTCACACAGGTACCATTAttacatcctcattttacaggtgaggtaACTGAGggacaaagaagttaaataacttgcccaagtcaaTAAGTGGTAAGTGatggagtcaggattcaaactagGCAGTCTGGCTACAGAGCCTGtgttcttaaccattatgctactCTGGCTTTCAGAGGCCTGTGGAATATTTAATGAGTATGTGTCCAGGACATTTTGAATGAGTAAATCAATGAATTTACAAATGAGTTGATGAGATTCCATTAAAGAAACTAAGGGAGCCCCCAAATCTCACCAAGGAGACCAACAAATAAACAGAAGATAATTGTCACTGAATCACCTGCACAGGCCCAAGATTAAGTCATCTGCAAACTACAAGGGCTAGTCCATTCCCAGCAGTCAAAGAAGGAAGCTTCCTGCTATGGGCACAGAGGAGCATTTTGGTCCCTAGCAGAGGGTACTCCACAGTAGAGAAAGGATTACTGCCCGGGTTCTATGGAAGCCTAAGGCAATGTTCCACTAGATTACATAAGTCCCTCTGCTCTTCTTCATGCTAACCCAGTAATCTTTATAACCATTTAACATCTCAGGCCCTCTGACACAGGAAGAGGATACTTTGGATAgtgggagtaaaaaaaaaaagtctgcctgGTTAGAAAGTGACAGATTCCACTGTACATTCATAAACTGGCATTTGGTTTGTACCTCAATTTTCAAAGCCTGATAATCGTGGATGCTCACAGGCTACCCCATGCAAAGACTGCCATCTCGTGTGGCCAGACACAAGTGAGCCAACTTTAACTGCTTCAGTGCCATTTACCTCACAACCACATCCCAGAAAGCTCAGGaagaaatatatatgaatatgtttattttctcataagaCACTGTTCCCCAGTCCCAGGGCCCCAAGCTCCCTCTCAGCAGAGGCACAGTTCTCAGAACTGCTCCATTCGTGAGCCCCACTGCAGCCAGCGGCCTGGGCTCTGCTCACACAAAGTTCTGCGCAATGGCCAGCACCTTGGAAAACTCGCCTTCCCTCTGGCGTAGGCTGGTAGGGATGGGTGTCTTAATTCGGGTCCCCACAGGGTTGCCATTGTCCTCAATGAGGACCACGTTGTTGGAGTCGAACCTCGGGGTCATCCGAGGACCAGGCATGCGATGCCCCACAATGAGCGCCTTTTTCTTCTGTCCCTTGATGGCCAGTAGTATCCGGTCACCCACCTTGCCAACCCCATTCTTGTTATAGACGTGGATGCAACGAGGAGGGCGATGGTATGGGGTGTTCCCCAGGGCACTGTTGTCTACCACACGCACCCGTGTCATCTTCTGAATTGCACTGAGGCTCCCAGTGGTGCTGGTGGGAGAGAAAAACAAGCCTGAGGTCTATATCTCTCCTGGTCAGGGTGCAGAGGCTTCCAAGAGGGCAAAGCTTGGGAGAGGGTGCACATCAGCAACCATATGCTCAACAGAGCACAAGCCAGGGCCCTGACAGAGTTGGGTGCATGCAGACTTCCCTGTACCCAAGACAGTTCCCTTACAGCCAAAGCTTCTGCTGCCAGGTCAATATCTCGATTTGGATGGGTTTTAGAGAGAACCTGACTTTCTGTTACAACAAAGTTCATGGCAGCCTCAACTTAAAGCCTTTGGTTTCCAAAAAGACTCTGAGGATGAAGGAAATACCCACGGGCCAAGCCTTACCCACTGCCTAGCCTGTAAAACCTGATTCCcaaattttctcatctttgtgtTGCTGGAACCAGAAGACGTGCATGAGTAGGTTTGCTAAGGGAGTCCCTTGAAACAACATAGCAGAAACCAGAAATAAGTCAAGGTGACAATCTTTGTTTTAAGGCAATTTTCCCCACtagaaaggaaattttttctttttcctgaggaagattcaccctgagctaacatctgttgccagtcttcctctattttgtatgtgagttgccgccacagcatggccactgactagtggtgcaggtccatgccagggaactgaacctgggccactgaagcagagtgtgctgaacgtaaccactaggccatggggccagccccaaaaggatttttttttaacgagTACCTATTAAAGGCAGCTAAGCTATTATTAAGCAACCTGATGTCAGTGGGATTTCTATTTTCCTGATGCTAGCACTTTAAGCACTAGTGTTCTCCCTAGTAATCCTAGGTCCTCTCCTCTCGTTCCACATTGCTTCCAACTAGTAAATTCCATCTCCAGCCTCACTGCTCTCCTATATTCTAGTCCTGTATTTCCACTCTAAACTCCTCACAATGTGTCCTACAGATGCTGCAAGCTCAGTAGGTCCCACACTGACCTCATTGCCCGGCCTTGTAAACCTCCTCCCACTGCTGCATGTCCTAGCTAGACAATGACTTCTCCAGAAACTCCAGCTCCCAAGCCATAAACCTCACTTTCCATCAACATCTACTGTCTGCCAAGTCCTACTGATCTACCTCCCAAGCACCTCTGTCCTTTCCCTCCACCCCATTGGCACTTCCTGAATCCAGCAGCTCACTCTCTTCCACCAAGATTGTTACATTGGTGTCCTAACTGGTTCCCAGTGTGCCTGACTGCTGACAAAGAGCTCTTTTTGGAATATAAAACTGAGGCCACTCCCCTGCTTAGAATTGTGCAATGGTTCCCCACTGTCTACACTGTCAACAACCTGGCCCCAATCTACCTGCCTTCTGAGATCCATCATCTCCTACCAATCACACACCCATTCTGTGCCCCAGGGGCTGAGAACCTCTGGAGCTCGCCAAGCACACCATCTCCTACCACTCACACACCCATTCTGTGCCCCAGGGGCCAAGAACCCCTGGAGCTCGCCAAGCATGCCATGCCTTGCAGCTGTCCCTGGAGGCCTGGACAGGGCTGCTCCCACTTCCCTTCTGGGAAGGCCGCCtccactctcctttcctcctccattaGCAACTCCTGTCTCAGGCCTTTCAAAGCACCACACAAACCTCTATTATTATACTTGTCACATTTTCTTAGTTATTTGTTTCCAAGTTTGCCCCCGTGGCCAACTGTGAGAACTCTTCCAGGGCAGGAATCAGTTCTTATTCATGTCTCCAGGACCAACCCCAGCACAGTGCTCAGGAAAGGCTTGTGGAATGAGTGCACGAATGGAGCCAAAAGGCATGTTTGCCAACAGGAATGTAACCCATGCTCTCCGTCCTGGCTCAGCATCTAAAAGGAGGCAAGGTTGTCACACTTCTATCATGTTTGAATTTTTGGTAATAAGCATGTAACTTTCAAAAGaagattccatttttaaaagagaaggttTTAATGCACTTGGGGAATAACAGGGTCAAGAGACATCAGATTCACCGCAAGTATGGCAGGGACTAGAAAGCTGCATCTTCGACCATGTGCCattccctgccccacctcccagagCAACATCACCCCTTACCTGTCCCCTCACCTGGCCTAGACCAAACCCCAGCTGAGTCTGATTCCTTTAGCTTTCCCTGACCCCAAACCTACCTCCCTGAGTTTCCACTATCCTTCTAGTCACCATAATACCCAGCCCTGATGGGAGGCTTACTCAAAGACACGGTTTTGAGAACTTAATGGGAAAGTTACCTGAAACAGCGCTGGCTGAGTACTCTGCTTACACGGGTAAGGGGGCCCCAGAGCCCAGTAAAGAAAGCCATGGGATCCCAAGATGGCAAATCCTGCAGAAAAAGAGGGGGGAAAGGATTTATTTCTAAGTCAGCGTCCTCACTCAGAGCCAGTGTTTTTTGTAAAAGACTGTTGGGGGCTTGTGTGGGAGATGGCACTTTTAGCACAGATCATCAGTCACTAAATATAAATCTTAGTGgttaaaagatacacaaatgattAGATGGAACTTCAGCTACAATTCTGCTGACTCATATTCTAACTGGGGTCAGAGCTGGAATGGCCCCCAACAGTTCTTGCCATAAGTAAGACCACAGCAGAGAGAACGCCTTCATCAGGACATCACTTCCACTGGCAGCAGGAAAGCAGAAATCCTCTGGTATACACCCAGTCAGTGACCGCTCGCCAAGTCCTCCACAGACGAAAACCTGCACCCTCCCACCCCTGTGGACACTCATGGGCCTCCTGAAACCAGAACTTTTACTCCCTGAAAGCAAGCAGATTATCTGAGCAACTGCTCAGGTTGTCAGTCACCACATCGCCTTTCCCCTAAGTGTAAAAGCTAGAGCACCTGGATAGCTCAAGGCTGGCAAAGGAGAGCCAAGGGATTCCCTTACCAAGTCACTGACCAAGGTCTCTATTGGGTCAGTCTCCCAAACATTAGAACACAGAAAAACTACCAGCCCATACTGTGGCTGAAAGTGGGGTTTGGGGAGCAAGCTGGAGATGAAAGAGCAAATGCCAACCCAACACCCATAACTCCAAGTGGCAGAACCGCAACCCTGTGGCTCCCTGGCACCACAAATACGGCAACTCCCAGTTTCCTGCAACACCACGGCGTCAGTTAGGGGCACGTTtaagaaaaacccacagccagctAGTAATTCCGGCTGCAAAACACGCTGTTGTTCCATCTAAATGTGCAGCTGCAGAGGGCCGCATCGAGAGCTGTGCTGGGAAAGGCCTCTACCACTGTGCTATTTACACACAGCCTTGCCTCGCCTAAGTTCAAAGCAGCTCagataagattttatttaataaaggtGGGGGAAACCCACTATTTACTTCCACAGGAATATCTAGACACTCCAGAAATGCTTATTAACTACAATTTAGCCTCAAGTCACTAGCTTACTCTCCAGTGTTTTCCTTAAGACATCCCAGGAAGCACTGGCCAAAATGTAACTATAAGCAGAAAACTAAGTGCAATAGAAGGCAGCTAACTTATGGAACTATTAACACCTGACACACAGGATGGAAGACCATCAGATGAGGCCAGCTTTACCTTTACGGCTAGGTGACACAGACAAGCAACTACAAGCTTCGGTATCCCTTCGGCACCGTCTACTCACAAGGCGGTCACGAGCACAGCCATGCAAGCATGGGGCACAGTGCCCGGCACTCAGCACCTATCAGCTgtcttcagcagcagcagcagcagcagcagcatcgcCGTCATCCAGTCACATCTcatttcacagattaggaaactgagctACAGAAAGAGGAAGTGACTTGCATAAAGCCCCACAACTAGCCAAGGGCAGAACCAGAACCAGAAGTGGACGCAGCTTCAATCCAAGGGTCTTCCCACCACACCCTATGGCCTCACTCTGCTGTACAAAGCTCACTTCACACACACAAGGGAGCTCAAGGTGAGGAGCAGCTTTAAGGGTCATCTGGTCCCTTTCTGTTGTCTTTCCTTACGGAAATGTGTCAAGTAGTAATAATGTGTCAGGCACCAGGCCAAGTGCTTTACACCAtaatctcatttaagcctcacaagaACTCAATGAAACGGGACTATTATCAGCCCCATTTTATATGCAAGGaaaggagacccagagaggttagaTAATTTGCCgaaagtcacagagctaggagTAACAAAGTCGAAATTTGAACCCCAGTAGTCAGCTTCCTGAGCCCATGTTCTTACTCAACAGTTAACAAGGtaactttaatttaaatattaatatttttccaacTGTTAAATCATCCTTGTTCCATGAAGAATACTGACATTACATGCACATTTTACTCATATCCAACTTAACACCTGAAGAATCAACGGAAATGTAGACAAAGACCAGGTGAAAATTATTCACTTTAATCCAATTTAAGTTTTGAAGACAATTCACAGTATAGGTGGCAAGAAGAGCTCCACACTCTGAGCAATAACTAAAAATTggcttaaagggaaaaaaaagctctAAAAGCAGTCTTTCTGGTTCACGCTGCAGTTACCTCCCATCTCAGCCAAGCTTTCCCATCTGATGCTGGAGGACTGTGCTCTCGCTCACTGGGAGAAAAGAGGCTCCTCAGCTCCCCCACAGAACCCTCAAGATTAGCCGGCACCACCCACACCCCCTCTTCTGAGcatcctgcctctccccactGCACGCTTCCTCAA from Equus przewalskii isolate Varuska chromosome 19, EquPr2, whole genome shotgun sequence encodes the following:
- the MRPL14 gene encoding large ribosomal subunit protein uL14m isoform X3, which encodes MLGNNIKDLPSWDPMAFFTGLWGPLTRVSRVLSQRCFSTTGSLSAIQKMTRVRVVDNSALGNTPYHRPPRCIHVYNKNGVGKVGDRILLAIKGQKKKALIVGHRMPGPRMTPRFDSNNVVLIEDNGNPVGTRIKTPIPTSLRQREGEFSKVLAIAQNFV
- the MRPL14 gene encoding large ribosomal subunit protein uL14m isoform X4, whose protein sequence is MAFFTGLWGPLTRVSRVLSQRCFSTTGSLSAIQKMTRVRVVDNSALGNTPYHRPPRCIHVYNKNGVGKVGDRILLAIKGQKKKALIVGHRMPGPRMTPRFDSNNVVLIEDNGNPVGTRIKTPIPTSLRQREGEFSKVLAIAQNFV
- the MRPL14 gene encoding large ribosomal subunit protein uL14m isoform X2, encoding MTVTRLPGASVVRRDLPSWDPMAFFTGLWGPLTRVSRVLSQRCFSTTGSLSAIQKMTRVRVVDNSALGNTPYHRPPRCIHVYNKNGVGKVGDRILLAIKGQKKKALIVGHRMPGPRMTPRFDSNNVVLIEDNGNPVGTRIKTPIPTSLRQREGEFSKVLAIAQNFV
- the MRPL14 gene encoding large ribosomal subunit protein uL14m isoform X5, which produces MTRVRVVDNSALGNTPYHRPPRCIHVYNKNGVGKVGDRILLAIKGQKKKALIVGHRMPGPRMTPRFDSNNVVLIEDNGNPVGTRIKTPIPTSLRQREGEFSKVLAIAQNFV
- the MRPL14 gene encoding large ribosomal subunit protein uL14m isoform X1, whose protein sequence is MSGSPGSRGFPGFSFHQRLRLSGIKTGKRDLPSWDPMAFFTGLWGPLTRVSRVLSQRCFSTTGSLSAIQKMTRVRVVDNSALGNTPYHRPPRCIHVYNKNGVGKVGDRILLAIKGQKKKALIVGHRMPGPRMTPRFDSNNVVLIEDNGNPVGTRIKTPIPTSLRQREGEFSKVLAIAQNFV